From the Malus domestica chromosome 17, GDT2T_hap1 genome, one window contains:
- the LOC103404177 gene encoding ABC transporter I family member 11, chloroplastic encodes MASSSVVAFNPLTGRRARQPAAGFPPKSRPRQVSSPNFGSVNFRKPQSVKFKCGYSSFEVSNVSYQPPGTELSLLSDVSFSLPEKSFGLIFGRSGSGKTTLVQLLAGMSKPTSGSIYIQKYGNDGNPVQSPEPLSAGRVGIVFQFPERYFVADNVLDEVTFGWPRQKGDLQMKEHLALRLQRAINWVGLSGISLDRDPHSLSGGYKRRLALAIQLVQVPDLLILDEPLAGLDWKARADVVKLLKHLKKELTILVVSHDLKELAAIVDRSWRMEMGGVLREEPLPV; translated from the exons ATGGCGAGCTCCTCCGTCGTCGCCTTCAACCCCCTCACAGGGCGGAGAGCGCGCCAACCAGCAGCCGGATTCCCGCCCAAATCACGTCCAAGGCAAGTATCAAGTCCAAATTTTGGGAGTGTGAATTTCCGAAAACCCCAATCTGTAAAATTCAAATGCGGCTACTCCAGCTTCGAA GTTAGCAATGTCAGCTACCAACCGCCGGGGACTGAGCTCAGCCTCCTCAGTGATGTTAGCTTTTCGCTTCCGGAGAAAAG CTTTGGCTTAATTTTTGGGCGGAGCGGTAGCGGAAAGACTACTCTTGTGCAG CTTCTTGCAGGGATGAGCAAACCAACTTCAGGTTCAATTTACATTCAAAAATATGGAAATGATGGCAACCCAGTTCAGTCTCCCGAACCCTTATCAGCCGGAAGAGTTGGCATTGTGTTTCAGTTTCCGGAGAG GTATTTTGTGGCAGATAATGTGCTTGATGAAGTTACATTTGGGTGGCCAAGGCAAAAGggtgatcttcaaatgaaggaGCATCTTGCTCTGAGACTCCAAAGAGCAATCAATTGG GTTGGTTTAAGTGGCATCTCATTGGATAGAGATCCTCATTCCCTAAGTGGTGGCTACAAACGTCGGCTTGCCTTGGCAATTCAACTA GTGCAAGTCCCTGATTTATTGATACTGGATGAACCTCTTGCCGGTCTTG ATTGGAAGGCACGTGCAGATGTTGTGAAGCTTCTCAAGCATCTAAAGAAAGAATTGACTATACTTGTTGTCAGCCATGATCTCAA
- the LOC103404179 gene encoding uncharacterized protein yields MGSPPAKKVLLTSNGDDISQSIAFSLAQRGCRLVLMGKESCLRGIVQKITGSLEGAVAPVEVVDVDMEDEREGAFDEAVEKACNILGNLDAFVHCYTYEGKMQDQLQLPEGEFKKIMKINFMSAWFLLNAVGRRMRDHKSGGSIVFLTSIIGAERGLYPGAAAYSACSAGLQQLARTSALEIGRYQIRVNAIARGLHLQDEFPISVGIERAKKQVMEAAPLGRWLDVKNDLASTVIYLISDGSRYMTGTTIFVDGAQSLTRPRMRSFM; encoded by the exons ATGGGGAGTCCTCCTGCTAAGAAAGTCCTGCTCACCTCCAATGGTGACGATATTTCACAGAGCATCGCCTTCTCTCTGGCCCAACGCGGCTGCAG GTTGGTGTTGATGGGGAAGGAGAGCTGCCTACGGGGTATTGTGCAGAAAATAACGGGCTCACTGGAAGGTGCGGTGGCGCCGGTGGAGGTGGTGGACGTGGACATGGAGGACGAGAGGGAGGGAGCTTTTGATGAGGCGGTGGAGAAGGCATGCAACATCTTGGGCAATTTGGATGCCTTTGTGCATTGCTATACTTACGAAG GAAAAATGCAAGACCAGCTACAATTACCTGAAGGTGAATTCAAAAAGATAATGAAGATTAACTTTATGTCTGCGTGGTTTCTGTTAAACGCTGTTGGCAGAAGAATGCGAGATCACAAGTCAGGAGGTTCAATTGTGTTCTTGACCTCGATAATTGGAGCCGAAAGAGGGCTTTATCCAGGAGCTGCTGCTTATAGTGCATGTTCGGCAGGCCTTCAGCAGTTAGCTAGG ACGTCAGCCTTGGAGATTGGACGATACCAGATTAGGGTCAATGCTATTGCCCGTGGTTTGCATCTACAAGATGAATTTCCAATTTCCGTGGGAATAGAGAGAGCGAAGAAGCAGGTGATGGAGGCAGCTCCATTGGGGAGATGGCTTGATGTTAAAAACGATCTGGCTTCAACTGTCATATATTTAATCAGCGATGGGTCACGGTACATGACAGGCACAACAATATTTGTGGATGGGGCACAGTCTCTAACGAGACCTCGGATGCGTTCTTTTATGTGA
- the LOC103404518 gene encoding probable WRKY transcription factor 75, translating into MEKYQMFFPCTSSANYPNPNSTNIDHHHRVGSSHVYTNNFDGRVDQTSDAFLGLKSTMTTTENHVGSSSDEVLVHKDGHPYQQYYQQHYPSANAGMSNVIVGADHSSVDPHRANNNDSGKKKKGEKKMKKPKYAFQTRSQVDILDDGYRWRKYGQKAVKANKFPRSYYRCTYEGCNVKKQVQRLSKDEGVVVTTYEGMHTHPIDKPSDNFERILNQMQIYTPF; encoded by the exons ATGGAGAAGTATCAAATGTTCTTTCCTTGCACCTCATCAGCTAATTACCCAAACCCTAATTCCACAAATATAGATCATCATCACCGGGTGGGAAGCTCTCACGTTTACACGAATAACTTTGATGGGCGTGTTGATCAAACTTCAGATGCATTTTTGGGGTTGAAATCGACGATGACGACAACAGAAAACCACGTTGGATCATCGTCAGATGAAGTATTAGTTCATAAAGATGGTCATCCGTACCAACAATATTATCAGCAGCATTATCCGAGTGCAAATGCAGGCATGAGTAATGTTATTGTTGGAGCTGATCACAGCAGCGTCGATCCTCATCGGGCCAATAATAATGATtcagggaaaaagaaaaagggggagaagaagatgaaaaagcCGAAATATGCTTTTCAAACAAGAAGTCAGGTCGATATACTTGACGATGGCTACCGGTGGAGAAAATACGGCCAAAAAGCTGTGAAAGCCAACAAGTTTCCcag AAGCTACTACCGATGCACGTATGAAGGGTGCAATGTTAAAAAGCAAGTCCAACGCCTAAGCAAGGACGAAGGCGTTGTGGTGACCACTTACGAAGGAATGCACACCCATCCCATCGACAAGCCTTCCGACAATTTTGAGCGTATCTTGAATCAGATGCAAATTTACACCCCCTTCTGA